The following are encoded in a window of Deltaproteobacteria bacterium genomic DNA:
- the pssA gene encoding CDP-diacylglycerol--serine O-phosphatidyltransferase encodes MPGRRRRRIPPLRRGVYLLPNLFTTAGLFTGFYSIIATLGHRYQLAAIMILVAQACDVLDGRIARLTRSASSFGEQYDSLADLVAFGVAPGILVYQWALVPWGRWGWLAATLYVTCGALRLARFNVQVGSVEKRHFVGLPIPAAADVIATTVLLFYYFGGAGAPNKRILMLLVIYAVAGFMVSEIRYFSFKEIRLHHRHPFQVLLGLILVIMLAIAAPQPVLFLGVLTYALSGPVVYLGRLLAGRRRLAARAGQTPGGRAGAVRSSTPTPPV; translated from the coding sequence ATCCCCGGCCGCCGGCGCCGGCGCATCCCGCCGCTGCGGCGCGGCGTGTACCTCCTGCCGAACCTCTTCACGACGGCCGGCCTGTTCACGGGCTTCTACTCGATCATCGCCACCCTCGGCCATCGCTACCAGCTGGCGGCGATCATGATCCTGGTCGCCCAGGCGTGCGACGTGCTGGACGGGCGGATCGCCCGCCTCACCCGCTCGGCCAGCTCCTTCGGCGAGCAGTACGACTCGCTCGCGGACCTGGTCGCCTTCGGCGTGGCGCCGGGCATCCTCGTCTACCAGTGGGCGCTCGTGCCGTGGGGCCGCTGGGGCTGGCTCGCGGCGACGCTCTACGTGACCTGCGGGGCGCTCCGGCTCGCGCGCTTCAACGTGCAGGTCGGGTCGGTGGAGAAGCGGCACTTCGTCGGCCTGCCGATCCCGGCCGCGGCCGACGTGATCGCGACGACGGTGCTGCTCTTCTACTACTTCGGGGGGGCCGGGGCGCCGAACAAGCGCATCCTGATGCTGCTCGTCATCTACGCCGTGGCGGGGTTCATGGTGAGCGAGATCCGGTACTTCTCCTTCAAGGAGATCCGCCTCCACCACCGACACCCGTTCCAGGTTCTGCTCGGACTCATCCTGGTCATCATGCTGGCCATCGCCGCCCCGCAGCCGGTCCTCTTCCTCGGGGTCTTGACGTACGCGCTCTCGGGGCCGGTCGTCTACCTGGGCCGGCTCCTGGCCGGGCGGCGGCGGCTGGCGGCGCGGGCAGGCCAGACGCCGGGCGGTCGCGCGGGTGCTGTCCGGAGCAGTACACCGACGCCTCCAGTTTAG